One Streptomyces sp. NBC_01237 genomic region harbors:
- a CDS encoding roadblock/LC7 domain-containing protein: MSAPTPTTGDLAWVLTPLLELPGVQHAVVATGDGLVEGASEGLDRASAERVAAMTATVHAAARAFTTAFTEAEKPRLAQTVVESELGFAIVVPAGRNTTLALFAAPDAHLGNIAYQMQVQVTALTRAMNAPTRQPDAAARP; the protein is encoded by the coding sequence GTGAGCGCCCCTACTCCCACCACCGGTGACCTCGCCTGGGTGCTGACCCCGCTGCTGGAACTGCCCGGCGTCCAGCACGCGGTGGTCGCCACCGGCGACGGGCTCGTCGAAGGCGCCTCCGAGGGTCTCGACCGGGCATCCGCCGAACGCGTGGCCGCGATGACGGCCACCGTGCACGCGGCGGCGCGTGCCTTCACCACCGCCTTCACCGAGGCGGAGAAACCCCGGCTGGCGCAGACCGTCGTGGAGTCCGAACTGGGCTTCGCCATCGTCGTCCCCGCGGGCCGGAACACCACCCTCGCCCTCTTCGCGGCACCCGACGCGCACCTCGGCAACATCGCGTACCAGATGCAGGTGCAAGTCACCGCGCTGACCCGGGCGATGAACGCCCCCACCCGCCAACCGGACGCTGCCGCCCGGCCATGA
- a CDS encoding cell division protein SepF, with the protein MSRYDRYDRYDATDEQWEGLAQVVPLRGRNEWPSRVDHRTAPDERAAEQRRLVVLRVQVFADAREVAEYLVAQVPVLLDLTAAESDVAKRILDFSSGVVFGLGSGMHRVDRNVFLLAPVGMEVEGVTPAGLPQS; encoded by the coding sequence GTGAGCAGGTACGACAGGTACGACAGGTACGACGCCACCGACGAACAGTGGGAGGGGCTCGCCCAGGTCGTACCGCTGCGGGGCCGCAACGAGTGGCCTTCCAGGGTCGACCACCGCACGGCCCCGGACGAGCGCGCCGCCGAACAGCGACGGCTCGTCGTGCTGCGGGTGCAGGTCTTCGCGGACGCACGCGAAGTCGCCGAGTATCTGGTCGCACAGGTTCCGGTGCTGCTCGACCTGACGGCGGCCGAATCCGATGTGGCCAAACGGATTCTGGACTTCAGCAGCGGCGTCGTCTTCGGACTCGGCAGCGGTATGCACCGCGTCGACCGGAACGTCTTCCTGCTGGCGCCCGTCGGTATGGAGGTCGAAGGGGTCACGCCCGCAGGTCTCCCTCAATCGTAG
- a CDS encoding DUF742 domain-containing protein, which yields MTPGPGRRLIPAYLVTGGRSAPSGPTLDRLAVLVRTDSALPPDAGSEHRRLCELLEPGALTVVECAAHLELPVSATVFLAADLAAAGHLHTRPPIPSAGEIDRSLVERLLVGLRSLH from the coding sequence ATGACCCCCGGCCCAGGACGCCGTCTGATCCCCGCCTATCTGGTCACCGGTGGCCGTTCCGCGCCCTCCGGCCCCACGCTCGACCGGCTCGCCGTGCTCGTGCGTACCGACTCGGCGCTGCCCCCGGACGCCGGATCCGAACACCGCAGGCTGTGCGAGCTGCTGGAACCGGGCGCACTCACCGTCGTCGAGTGCGCCGCCCACCTGGAACTGCCGGTCAGCGCCACGGTCTTCCTGGCCGCGGACCTCGCGGCCGCCGGACATCTGCACACCCGACCTCCGATCCCCAGCGCCGGGGAGATCGACCGGTCGCTCGTCGAGAGGCTGCTCGTTGGACTCCGCTCCCTCCACTGA
- a CDS encoding GTP-binding protein — translation MDSAPSTDRTGIGYLPSAAQTLMKLVVTGPFGVGKTTLIRTLSEIPTLHTEETMTQSSTALDDTAGLPDKTTTTVAVDFGRLTVPDDLVLYMFGTPGQERFFPLWADIARGALGALVLVDTRRLEDSFAVMDMVEEHGLAYAVAVNRFPDAPTHTDEVLRKHLDLAPETPLVQCDARERRGSIDALIALAEHALTRLPETSPTPRQTPTPPSPSLPLLRDPS, via the coding sequence TTGGACTCCGCTCCCTCCACTGACCGGACCGGCATCGGCTATCTGCCGAGTGCCGCCCAGACCCTGATGAAACTCGTGGTCACGGGTCCCTTCGGCGTGGGCAAGACGACCCTGATCCGCACGCTGTCGGAGATTCCGACGCTGCACACCGAGGAGACGATGACGCAGTCCAGCACCGCGCTCGACGACACCGCGGGTCTCCCGGACAAGACCACCACGACGGTCGCCGTCGACTTCGGCCGGCTGACCGTCCCCGACGACCTGGTGCTCTACATGTTCGGCACCCCCGGACAGGAGCGCTTCTTCCCGCTCTGGGCGGACATCGCACGCGGTGCTCTCGGCGCCCTCGTCCTGGTCGACACCCGTCGGCTCGAAGACTCCTTCGCGGTGATGGACATGGTGGAGGAGCACGGGCTGGCGTACGCCGTCGCGGTCAACCGCTTCCCCGACGCCCCCACCCACACCGACGAGGTCCTGCGCAAACACCTCGACCTCGCTCCCGAGACACCGCTGGTGCAGTGCGACGCCCGTGAACGGCGCGGCTCGATCGACGCGCTGATCGCCCTGGCCGAACACGCCCTGACCCGTCTGCCCGAGACGTCGCCCACGCCTCGGCAGACACCCACGCCTCCCTCCCCGTCCCTTCCCCTGCTCCGGGACCCGTCATGA
- a CDS encoding ATP-binding protein, with product MTAISPLPGPDPSRRAPAGPARPVRPRTAGTARPAPAGTARTAGPLRPVRPAVTELRLAAFASHRRAVLPMGPVTLVTGGAGTGRTTALRAYEALARLAAGDPLDEVFPDPVACVPERAGPDAQGRRGFRLGCTVDGPAGPVRLEVAVQAEPTLRIVGERLTGGGETLLATALRDPRRPVVQAAWHTAGLVAVTRAPLPDDRLATALLPLRVAGATEGQLQVLAAAEQVVVALRSAFVCDPQPRLMRAPVAVGPGRLWPDCGNLAEVLARTRALGGYRHARLVAAADAGCAGPVTGLYAEERGDGTVGAWVGRDAGHRTPMGRLGDGELRYLAHALVLLNGSRVLEADAPAEVPSAMRAVTVLADGLDRSLGGRQLRELLALASSICGNGHIRLLGTVTDIAAAGARGAAGVTVVDLGP from the coding sequence ATGACAGCCATCAGCCCGCTGCCCGGCCCGGACCCTTCGCGCCGGGCCCCCGCAGGCCCGGCCCGCCCGGTCCGCCCGAGAACCGCGGGCACGGCCCGCCCGGCACCCGCGGGCACGGCCCGCACCGCCGGCCCCCTGCGCCCCGTCCGCCCGGCGGTCACCGAGTTACGGCTCGCCGCCTTCGCCTCGCACCGCCGCGCGGTCCTTCCGATGGGGCCGGTGACGCTGGTCACCGGGGGAGCGGGCACCGGCAGGACGACCGCGCTGCGGGCGTACGAGGCGCTGGCGCGGCTCGCGGCCGGTGACCCGCTGGACGAGGTCTTCCCCGATCCGGTCGCCTGTGTGCCCGAGCGGGCGGGCCCCGACGCCCAGGGGCGGCGCGGCTTCCGGCTCGGCTGCACCGTGGACGGCCCGGCCGGTCCGGTCCGGCTGGAGGTGGCGGTCCAGGCCGAGCCCACGCTCCGCATCGTCGGGGAACGGCTGACCGGGGGCGGCGAGACCCTGCTGGCCACCGCGCTGCGCGATCCGCGTCGCCCGGTGGTCCAGGCCGCCTGGCACACGGCGGGCCTGGTTGCGGTGACCCGCGCTCCGCTGCCGGACGACCGGCTCGCGACGGCGCTGCTGCCGCTGCGGGTCGCGGGCGCCACGGAGGGGCAGTTGCAGGTGCTGGCCGCCGCCGAGCAGGTGGTGGTGGCCCTGCGGTCGGCCTTCGTCTGCGATCCGCAGCCGCGGCTGATGCGGGCGCCGGTAGCCGTGGGTCCGGGGCGCCTGTGGCCGGACTGCGGCAATCTCGCCGAGGTCCTGGCCCGGACGCGCGCTCTGGGCGGGTACCGGCACGCCCGGCTGGTCGCCGCCGCCGACGCCGGGTGCGCCGGTCCGGTGACGGGCCTGTACGCGGAGGAGCGGGGGGACGGAACGGTAGGGGCCTGGGTGGGGCGCGACGCGGGGCACCGCACGCCCATGGGCCGGCTCGGCGACGGTGAACTCAGGTATCTGGCCCATGCCCTGGTCCTGCTGAACGGCTCCCGGGTGCTGGAGGCGGACGCCCCGGCGGAGGTGCCGTCGGCGATGCGGGCGGTCACGGTGCTGGCCGACGGACTGGACCGGAGTCTGGGCGGGCGGCAGTTGCGGGAGCTGCTGGCTCTGGCCTCGTCGATCTGTGGGAACGGGCACATCCGGTTGCTGGGGACCGTCACGGACATCGCGGCGGCAGGGGCCCGCGGAGCGGCCGGAGTGACAGTGGTAGACCTGGGACCGTGA
- a CDS encoding ATP-binding protein, producing MTGVAWIVTLIAVAWAVTAVIRGQQSARDAYAATARAELADRQAKAAEARTLALTDEIRQLAERRIPAAATALSHPTASVPGLREAAGIDGAAARLLTEAVQAARTAVVEERQRVDAAARAAMRGTSAKIQSLLNQSQQLLHEMQHEYDDPRILQLDFRNELALRRTQATAVLCDAWPGLARQNSPLVEVVLGAQSRVAGYERVRIANHLRDERLAVVARAAEPLAIVLAELLANATAYSHPDTEVPVTVQQTLGRGALVLVDDAGIGMDDDALQRARALLAGPSEVLLTELGDPPQTGFAVAGRLVARYGFSCHIESSPYGGMRTMLRIPAHLLTVMEEGRALSALAPKPVHAHPRPTRAPEAPDAPGEPGEPGPAVPEPRPAAAPTATEPRTEPASEPATEPRTELPTRRRRVRRPAAPDAADAHRPVAEEPAPRTPEQAGASWTALQQGTVSGRRAEAAAPDGTGTRASAPPALVAPAPAVPVSPAPAPAPASPSDDQGDDET from the coding sequence GTGACCGGTGTGGCATGGATCGTGACGCTGATCGCCGTCGCCTGGGCCGTGACGGCGGTGATACGGGGACAGCAGTCGGCCCGTGACGCCTATGCGGCCACGGCCCGCGCCGAGCTGGCGGACCGGCAGGCGAAGGCCGCCGAGGCCCGGACCCTCGCGCTCACCGACGAGATACGCCAGCTCGCCGAGAGGCGGATACCCGCCGCCGCGACCGCCCTGTCCCACCCCACCGCGTCCGTACCCGGACTGCGTGAGGCCGCCGGCATCGACGGTGCCGCCGCCCGACTGCTGACCGAGGCCGTGCAGGCGGCCCGTACGGCGGTCGTCGAGGAACGGCAGCGCGTCGACGCCGCCGCGAGAGCCGCGATGCGCGGCACCTCGGCCAAGATCCAGTCACTGCTCAACCAGTCCCAGCAACTGCTCCACGAAATGCAGCACGAGTACGACGACCCGCGCATCCTGCAACTCGACTTCCGCAACGAACTGGCACTGCGCCGCACCCAGGCCACCGCCGTGCTCTGCGACGCCTGGCCGGGACTCGCCCGGCAGAACTCCCCGCTCGTGGAGGTCGTGCTCGGCGCCCAGTCCCGGGTCGCCGGTTACGAGCGCGTCCGGATCGCCAACCACCTGCGCGACGAACGGCTCGCCGTCGTCGCCCGCGCCGCCGAACCCCTCGCGATCGTCCTCGCGGAGCTGCTGGCCAACGCGACGGCGTACTCGCACCCGGACACCGAGGTACCGGTCACCGTCCAGCAGACCCTGGGGCGCGGCGCCCTGGTGCTGGTCGACGACGCCGGGATCGGTATGGACGACGACGCGCTCCAGCGGGCCCGCGCGTTGCTGGCCGGGCCGTCCGAGGTGCTGCTCACCGAGTTGGGGGACCCGCCGCAGACCGGGTTCGCCGTGGCCGGCCGGCTCGTCGCGCGGTACGGCTTCAGCTGCCACATCGAGTCCTCGCCGTACGGGGGGATGCGCACCATGCTCCGTATCCCGGCCCATCTGCTCACCGTGATGGAGGAGGGCCGCGCCTTGTCGGCGCTCGCACCGAAGCCGGTACACGCCCACCCGCGGCCGACACGGGCGCCGGAGGCACCGGACGCGCCGGGGGAGCCGGGGGAGCCCGGACCGGCGGTTCCCGAACCCCGGCCCGCCGCAGCCCCGACCGCCACGGAGCCCCGTACCGAGCCCGCCAGCGAGCCCGCCACCGAGCCCCGTACCGAGCTGCCCACCCGCCGACGACGCGTCCGTCGCCCGGCCGCCCCCGACGCCGCGGACGCGCACCGCCCGGTGGCGGAGGAGCCCGCGCCCCGGACCCCCGAACAGGCCGGAGCGTCCTGGACGGCTCTCCAGCAGGGCACCGTCAGCGGCCGCCGGGCCGAAGCCGCCGCGCCGGACGGAACCGGTACGCGGGCATCCGCGCCCCCAGCACTCGTAGCACCCGCACCCGCGGTACCCGTATCACCCGCACCAGCACCAGCACCCGCATCGCCATCGGATGACCAAGGAGACGACGAGACGTGA
- a CDS encoding nucleotide pyrophosphohydrolase, with product MTELDVAELQRRLAAFAAARDWGQYHTPKNLAAALSVEASELLEIFQWLTPEQSARVMEEPDSAHRVADEVADVLAYLLQFCEVLGIDALAALAAKMDRNEKRFPVRDTAEPSKCHSSE from the coding sequence GTGACGGAACTCGATGTGGCAGAACTCCAGCGGCGACTGGCCGCTTTCGCGGCGGCACGGGACTGGGGCCAGTACCACACCCCGAAGAACCTGGCGGCCGCGCTGAGCGTCGAGGCGTCCGAACTGCTGGAGATCTTCCAGTGGCTGACGCCCGAGCAGTCGGCGCGGGTGATGGAGGAGCCGGACTCGGCGCATCGGGTGGCGGACGAGGTCGCGGATGTTCTCGCCTATCTGCTCCAGTTCTGCGAGGTGCTGGGCATCGATGCGCTGGCGGCGCTGGCGGCCAAGATGGACCGGAATGAGAAACGCTTCCCGGTTCGGGACACCGCAGAACCCTCAAAATGTCACTCTTCGGAGTGA
- a CDS encoding cytochrome P450, giving the protein MTLSPPGAPRRSPLQPLALYGPDFAADPHGHYRRLRAQGPLARVVIAPGIDAMLVTDYQAAVDLVRDTDTFTKDPRAWQETVPADSPVLPVLGHRPTALFSDGAVHTRYRDAINDSVALIEPHILRAEVTRVAQQLIGEFSATGSGDLVAQYARRLPLHVFTTWFGVPPGEGERIVDGVGGMMNSAADAAAAYADLVGVVTDLVAARRARPGRDLTSYLLAHPAGLDNDETVRQITLLMSAGHDPTTNLIGNALLHMLTDARYSGSLHGGAMTAQEAIDEILWQDPPLANLGAHYPRRDTEFHGVALRAGQLLLVSFAAANTQSPPTRSDPGVRSGSSAHLAWSTGPHRCPAKQPALLIAMTAIEQLTSQLCDLELATEAAELMWRPGPFHRALVHLPVRFTPLDPGLRRVGGTPNG; this is encoded by the coding sequence ATGACCCTCTCCCCGCCGGGCGCCCCGCGCCGCTCGCCCCTCCAGCCGCTCGCGCTGTACGGCCCCGACTTCGCCGCCGACCCGCACGGCCACTACCGCAGGCTCCGCGCACAGGGCCCCCTCGCCCGGGTCGTCATCGCCCCCGGCATCGACGCGATGCTCGTCACGGACTACCAGGCCGCCGTCGACCTGGTGCGCGACACCGACACCTTCACCAAGGACCCCCGCGCCTGGCAGGAGACCGTCCCCGCGGACTCACCGGTCCTGCCCGTGCTCGGCCACCGGCCCACCGCGCTCTTCAGCGACGGAGCCGTGCACACCCGCTACCGCGACGCCATCAACGACAGCGTGGCCCTGATCGAACCCCACATCCTGCGGGCCGAGGTCACCCGGGTCGCGCAGCAGCTCATCGGCGAGTTCTCCGCGACGGGCAGCGGCGACCTGGTCGCCCAGTACGCCAGGCGGCTGCCCCTGCACGTGTTCACCACCTGGTTCGGCGTCCCACCGGGGGAGGGCGAGCGGATCGTCGACGGCGTCGGCGGCATGATGAACTCCGCCGCGGACGCCGCCGCCGCGTACGCCGATCTCGTCGGTGTCGTCACCGACCTCGTCGCGGCCCGGCGCGCCCGCCCCGGCCGCGACCTCACCTCGTACCTCCTCGCCCACCCGGCGGGTCTCGACAACGACGAGACAGTGCGTCAGATCACACTCCTCATGAGTGCGGGGCACGACCCCACGACCAATCTGATCGGCAACGCGCTGCTCCACATGCTCACCGACGCGCGCTACTCCGGTTCGCTGCACGGTGGCGCGATGACGGCCCAGGAGGCGATCGACGAGATCCTCTGGCAGGACCCCCCGCTGGCCAATCTGGGCGCCCACTACCCCCGTCGCGACACCGAGTTCCACGGCGTCGCCCTGCGCGCCGGGCAGCTGCTTCTGGTCTCCTTCGCCGCCGCCAACACCCAGTCCCCGCCCACCCGTTCGGACCCCGGGGTGCGTTCCGGGTCCAGCGCGCATCTGGCCTGGTCGACGGGGCCGCACCGGTGTCCGGCGAAGCAGCCCGCCCTCCTGATCGCGATGACCGCGATCGAGCAGCTGACCAGCCAGCTCTGCGACCTGGAACTGGCCACCGAGGCCGCCGAGCTGATGTGGCGGCCCGGACCGTTCCACCGCGCCCTGGTCCATCTGCCGGTCCGTTTCACTCCGCTCGATCCCGGTCTTCGCCGTGTCGGTGGTACGCCGAACGGGTGA